A stretch of DNA from Candidatus Poribacteria bacterium:
GAGCGAGAGTTGTTCATCAGCCCAAAAGAGGCTACGGCAACGCATGCAGGGCAGGGATAGAGGCCGCCAAGGGGAGATACATCATCATGGGGGATGCCGACGACACGTATGATTTCAGGGAGATACCTAAGTTCGTAAGGAAGCTGGATGAGGGATACGATCTTGTGATGGGCAGCAGGCTGAGGGGGGAGATACTGCCGGGTGCGATGGAGTGGAGTCACAGGTTGGGGAATCTGTTTCTGACGAGCCTGTTGAATCTGTTGTTCGGTGCTGGAGTATCGGATGCTCATTGCGGCATGCGTGCTTTCAGGAGGGATGCGTATGAGAGGATGGGCTTAAGGAGTGGTGGTATGGAGTTCGCTTCAGAGATGGTGATAGCAGCGGTGGTAAGAGGCATGAGGATAGGCGAGGTGCTGATCAGGTATTATCCGCGGGAAGAGGGATCGAGTTCAAAGCTGAGGACGGTGAGGGATGGGTGG
This window harbors:
- a CDS encoding glycosyltransferase family 2 protein, yielding MKVAYIMVKYPSGLRTCWELMVMLLSVVMPCLNEAKTLARCIEKAKAAIKEMKVDGEIIVADNGSEDGSVKIAESLGARVVHQPKRGYGNACRAGIEAAKGRYIIMGDADDTYDFREIPKFVRKLDEGYDLVMGSRLRGEILPGAMEWSHRLGNLFLTSLLNLLFGAGVSDAHCGMRAFRRDAYERMGLRSGGMEFASEMVIAAVVRGMRIGEVLIRYYPREEGSSSKLRTVRDGWRHLRFMLSCWTFDVRGPKL